CATCTCAGCTGCCCAGAGCAGAACACCGATTATGACGCGCCGGTCGTGGTCGGCGTCCCGGGCGACCCAGTGGGAGATGGCCTGGAGCTGATATACGTTACCACAGCGGGCAAGAGCAAGAACTATTTCGAGCCTCAGGACGGTGCGGTGGGCTTTCTGCATGTGCAAGACAAAGAGGACGAGGTCTGCGGCCTGCGCTATACGGATACAGGAGACTACGGCTACCGACTGGTTTTCTCGACGTCCATTCTCTCCCTCGTCTATAACACGGACCAGAGCGCCAAGCTGATGTCGCGTGCGCTTTGCTGGCTCGAGGGCAAGGACCTCGACTTCCGGATTGCGTCCAACACGCGCGTCCTGGAGCCGTATAGCCTGCTGGAGCTCTCCGTCTCCGCGAACACGCTTGCTGGCGTCGAGGCGGACGTTGACGCATATCTGGCCGTCCTATTTGAGCTCGAGGGCGCCTCGGGCCTCATCTTCTACGACGGGACGGGCTTCGTGCCTGAGATGACGCCGTTCGTGTCGGGCGTGCACCTGGAATCGGGCCTCTTCCTGCCTCGAACGAAGATATTTGAGTATCTGGTTCGCACTGGCCTTCCGAGCGGCAAATACACGTTCTTTGTGGCCTTGACGCAGGCCGGGACGCAGAACTTCTTAACTGACCCTCGAGGCGTGACAGTTTTCATGAAGTAACTTTCTGCCTACGGCCAAGATTCTGGGCTAATCTCAGTAGCCGAATCTTCTCTCGGTCGCCGCGGCTTGACGCGGCATCAACCCTAGAGCGATTGGCGTCGGGGACCTTAAATCGCTGTCTGAAACGCCGAGAGAGCAATCCATGAGAGGGTGGTGTCAAGCCACGACCAATGAAAGCGGCGTCAAGCCGCCGCACTCCAAAGGGTCCCCGCCTGCGTCAATCTGATTATTGGGGCTGCGCAGTTGACCTTTGCTGAAGCGCCCGATGATTGTATTATGGGCGAGGTCATAAGGCCGATCAGTTTCGGAGCACAAGGCGTGTTGCAGCATTGATGCAGGAGGACAATGGGGATGGGAAAGGTACAGATCTCGCCAACGACGATGGGGCTGCCAATGAGCTGCGTTGTTGTGTCGTGCTATGATGTCAAGCGTGGGGCCAACATGATCACGCTTGCTTACTGCGCGATGGTGAACTTCAAACCGCCCATGGTGGCCATCTCGATAAGGCCATCGCGGTATTCCTATTCGTTAGTGAAAAAAGCAAAGGACTTCGTGGTAAACGTCCCGCTGGCCGAGCAGGTGAGGTTGGTTGACCTTGCCGGCATTGTGTCGGGCAGGAGCGTTGACAAGTTCGAGCTTGCCAAGCTGAACAAGGAGCCAGCGGCAAGGGTCAAGTCGCCGCTTATCGCCGAGTTTCCTATTAACATGGAGTGCAAGGTTCTCGACACGGTTGACCTGCCAACACACAACCTGATCATCGGGGAGGTCGTCGCGCTCCATGCCGAAGAGTCGCTTGTTGACGAGAAGGGGCAGCTTGGGTCTGAGGTGGCGCCCTTCCTGATGTACTACAATCGGGCTTACTTCGCGATTGGCGAGGTTATCGGGCATTTCGGGTTCTCCAAGGACTCGAACGACAAGGCCACCTGATTGTTGGCTGTTTTAAGGATGACGACGGTGAAGCACATCTCGGACTTCAGGAGCGACACGGTTACAAGGCCGACGCCGAAGATGCGTCAGGCGATGGCGGCCGCCGTTGTGGGCGACGACGTTCTTGGGGACGACCCAACTGTTGAGGCGCTCCAGGCGAAGGCGGCCGCGACGCTTGGGATGGAGGCGGCCCTTTTTGTTCCCTCCGGCACGATGGGCAATGAGATCGCTGTGAACGTGTGGACCAACCCGGGCGACGAGATAATTCTGGAAAGCAGGTCTCACATCTATCTATACGAGGCGGGCGGCCCGGCGCGCATCTCTGGCGTTCAGGTTTGCCCCATCGAGACCACGGACGGCGCCATGCCCGTCGAGGCTGTCCGCGCGTCGATCAAGGACTCCTCCGATCTGCACTGCCCGACAACTTCGCTGATCTGCATCGAGAACACGCACAACATGCACGGCGGGCGCGTGCTGCCGATAGATTACCTGCGCAGTCTGAGGGAGCTATCGCTCAAGCGGCAGATTCCCATCCACCTTGATGGGGCGAGGCTCTTCAACGCGGCGCAGGCTTCTGGCATCCCAGCGAATGAATACGCTGCCCTTGCAGACAGCGTGATGTTTTGCCTCTCGAAGGGACTTGGGGCCCCGATTGGCTCCATGCTGGTCGGGAGTTCTGACTTCATCGAAAAGGCGAGACGCGTGCGGAAGGTTCTCGGCGGTGGGATGCGCCAGGTGGGCGTCATCGCAGCGCCAGCCATCATCGCGCTCGAGGAGATGGTTGACCGGCTCCACATCGACAACGAAAACGCCAAGAAGTTAGCGCTCGGCATCGCGGGTCTGCCGGGTGTGGTTCTGGACCCCGACACGGTCGAGACCAACATCGTCCTAGTGAGGCTCGTGTCGCCTGCACCCGCCGCGGACGAGGTATTTCAACAGCTCGCGAACCGAGGCGTTCTCTCCATCCCGCTCGGGCCCGACCTCATTCGCTTCGTAACCCACAATGACGTTGACGCGACGGACGTGGAGCGCCTCATAGATGCACTGCGGGAAGTGCTAACCTGATAGATAACCACAACTGGGCGATAGATGACGGCTTCCAGTTGAATTTGTGGTCCGCACGGCAAGCGATGAAACTGCCCGACCCTCTCACCACACACACGCTACAAATACGGAGCGACCAGCACTCTAGCGCGGATTATTCGTGAATCTGCACTTGGGTTGTTTTGAGTAGTTGATTTGAGTCGTTTCTGTTTGTCATGCGTTGTGATCGATACCGAGGAGACCTTCTGGGGCCCTT
The bacterium genome window above contains:
- a CDS encoding GntG family PLP-dependent aldolase; the protein is MTTVKHISDFRSDTVTRPTPKMRQAMAAAVVGDDVLGDDPTVEALQAKAAATLGMEAALFVPSGTMGNEIAVNVWTNPGDEIILESRSHIYLYEAGGPARISGVQVCPIETTDGAMPVEAVRASIKDSSDLHCPTTSLICIENTHNMHGGRVLPIDYLRSLRELSLKRQIPIHLDGARLFNAAQASGIPANEYAALADSVMFCLSKGLGAPIGSMLVGSSDFIEKARRVRKVLGGGMRQVGVIAAPAIIALEEMVDRLHIDNENAKKLALGIAGLPGVVLDPDTVETNIVLVRLVSPAPAADEVFQQLANRGVLSIPLGPDLIRFVTHNDVDATDVERLIDALREVLT
- a CDS encoding flavin reductase family protein, with the protein product MGKVQISPTTMGLPMSCVVVSCYDVKRGANMITLAYCAMVNFKPPMVAISIRPSRYSYSLVKKAKDFVVNVPLAEQVRLVDLAGIVSGRSVDKFELAKLNKEPAARVKSPLIAEFPINMECKVLDTVDLPTHNLIIGEVVALHAEESLVDEKGQLGSEVAPFLMYYNRAYFAIGEVIGHFGFSKDSNDKAT